The genomic DNA ATCCTTTTTATCAGTAACACCCAGTGACTGTCTGTGAACACCAGCAGTAGACCATCCTCTCCATGTCATCTCAAACATAATGAATTTCTCCAAAGTGCTACAGAACCTACAGATTTTACTGCTTGTCTGGTATAGGTCACCACTGAGTAATGGCAGCTTCACCCCAAGGGGATGTAATAGATTTTAATTGTAAATCGACCAGCGTGGCCGATGTGTGACATATCTCTAATTGCTCAGTGCCCTTCCCCCCGTCCAGGTTACACCGGCCTCCCTCCTGTGCTTGAGTATTGATCCATTGCAACCACTTATTTCAGTTAAGCTGCCTCCATTAATATCAGGAGACACGACCGCTCTGTCATAGCCTGCTAAAACGGACCACGGCCCGCGGTTGTCAGGGAAACATGTTCTGTTTGGCTCCGAAGGATGAGATGCTCTTTTTGTTAAGAAGACCGACTGGAGGATACAGACAGTGATACCACACTTCACATTCACGCTCCCAGCAGCACACTCTCACATcctgcaagcacacacaaataaacatgcccacacatgcattttaaacgtatttcatttcagttcataAGCCCTGTATCACTGCACTCTTGCTCTTCGTCTCTGTATTTCGCCTCCTGTTTGGGTTTGAAGAAGTAGCATTGCTGTTACTAGCCCCTCCTCCGCATTTAAAAACAGGACTTGGATGACAAAGAGATATGAGATGAGAACACAAGCTGCTATTTTTAGCCCCACAGGGATGTGAGGCTGCAACTGAAGCCAATGTGTGCATCTCCCATCGTCATTTGCCTCAATTATCAGAAAATAGTTAGCTGTGATGATATGTGGTGTTGTGACAGggaatgtgttttgtttatttggaaaAAATAGGTGAACGTTTTCTGGGGAGCTTGCCTGCTTGACACTACTTTGGATTTCAATTGTGCTGGACACTCTGTGATAGAAGCGACAAGAAGAAATTACAGTAGAAATCATACCTTCTGTGATatgttttcctctcactctgAAAGCTGATTCaacctggagagagacagaggaaataaCCACATTTCTGCCAGCTTTCACAACACAGTGCCCACCTTTacgtcctctcctcctctgctttctctttcacttctgATGGCAGCGATCTTCGTGCCACATGTTTGTCTCCATGCCTGATCGGCCTTATTATCTCCCTGCTGATGTGTGAGGCTCTTTCTTGCTCACATTCACCGAGATGCAAAGCCACAAACACCCTCTTCCAAATTGAATGAAGACAAATTATTCCTTGCTGACACAGATGTGTTAGCGTTATTGTCATTGGAAGTTACGTTAAtcatctcctccctcagctCCCCCTGTCACACAGTAtcagttgattttatttgtgcagGTTGCCTGTAAAGTATGTTGATCTGAAAAGCATATCTTCTCCGAGCGTGAGAGGAAGGTAATTAGATTTCTCACTCTTCTAAGTTGCACATGCTGCTGAAGGAGGTAGCAGAAAACATAAACACCGCATGGAAGATTACCTCCATCGAATCAATCGTCATTGCAAACACCGCTACAAACAAGGGTCATGTTAGCTCCATGCTAATTAGAGGCATAAAAATGAATAGAGGTCTGATAATCAGCACTTTGATATCTGTGTTTTCAAAGCAACACACCAACAGAGCTGCCAAATCGTCTGTGCCCGAGGTGCAGGTGCATCAGTCAAAACACCAAAGCCAAATTACTTACTTTATCAAGCAGGACAGCTTTGAAAAACAGgacatgaaaaatgaacaaCGTCTGCAGTGGTCAAAAAAGTGTTTAAATTCTGACTGTGGGATGGGAAGATATTTTGTGAAATCATATTTTTGCACACGAATACAGAGTCGTAGTCACAAGGTGAAACAAACTGATAAATACTTTTTTAGAGAAGATgcaaatttgtttttgtgaaaactgaaaattgaaaacagtctaaagacaatatattgaatattttacctcatcagcttcattgatttttgtaaatatatgcttatgtTTTgaaagttgggacaggagcaacaaaagactgggaaagctgtggaatgttccagaaacacctgtttggaacattccacaggtaaacaggttcatttgtaacaggtgagagtatcatgattgggtatgaaaggggcatcctggtaaggctcagtcgttcacaagcgaggatgcagcgaggttcaccactttgtgaacacatgactgtataaagcAGATTACTAGACGAGCTCAGGAATCAGATTTGCAatttttggaatcaaggttgtagatcagtgacttcctggagtctcctcCATTCGCCTGGCAACTTCACAGCAACTGTAGAAACAGCACGTAACCCCCCTCTAACATCGCAACTTgctatttttacacttttttccccacacGTTTTTTTCTTCATACTTGTAccatgtgttaattagtgagctttaaatgTAGAGGTGAGCAGTTTTGTTATATtaggacagaaccaggctagctgtttccccctgcttccagtctttatgctaagctaagctaaccggctgctggctccagcttcgTATTTAGTGTACAGACATGACAGCGGTGtcgattttctcatctaactctctgcaatGAAAGTGGATAAATGTAAAGTGTAAATAGTTAACACAGCTCCTTTAAGAGCCCTGTGATTAAATGATTACTGTTAAATCTAACCTCTGTATAACTCTGCTGCCAGAGAGTTAGCTTTGAGTAAGTCTTACACTATTGATTCTTGCACAGAGCATAGCATCCTCTGTTAGCCTGCTAAATTCTATTGAAcagaactgaattgaattgagttaaCCTGCACACAATCCCTGACAGTCTCAGTCTCCAGACCTTTCATTAGCAGTGTGCATGCACCCCAGAGGTTATGTTGACACCCCGTCTGCTCATCCCTTGATCCACCGCTGCCTTTTTCCTCTGTTGGACATTCTCTCAGggctgcatttcttttctcatttcccTCCCTCAGCAGATCTGTTTGTCCCACCCCCCAAAGTTCCTCgaatttcctctctctcttttatctgATCAAACGCTTATAAATTCATTGCATGCTGTTAGaagtggtggcggtggtggtgggtggACGAGAGCTCTGGGAAGCACAGCATGAATTTCAGAATGGGCCAGTGTGTTTCTATTGGAGCAACTGCCCTCCAGTTAGGTGCAAATGTACCCAATTGTGCCATGTGTTTTGATTACAGTTTGAAACTCATTACCATCAAACAGGTGTTGCTGTTTGCCCCGCTGCATGTGCATTGCATCACAAAGCTGAGCTAAGCAGCGAAAGTTGAAGAGTCGTATTTGTTTCTTTTCGTTCTCCTGACAGAAGGCTCCGTGTTTGCTTACTTCTCATAAGCTATAACCTCCGTCGTCCTTGAACATGTGTAGCTAGGACACAGCGCAGTGCTTTGTGCTGAGCAGTCATCgtgttttatgactttttttttaagctgtgaGACTCCCAGAGCCATGCAGTGCAGACTTCATTGACTCTGCACTTTTTCACAGAGgctaagcagcagaaacaggcgAACTATGACTTTGAAGCAAAGTGCTTTTGAATGATTACTGGAACACATGCCCCATGCTGTTCAACTACCTgctctttatttattattgtacaTTGGTGCATTTTACGCTGGTGGATCTATGAGACTGTAGTCAGGCACAACAATGCTTTTAGCTCAGTGGAAACAACAGTATATTAATATGGTGAAATTCAGTCTCGTGTTgtcaaataaactaaactaaatgcTCTAACATGATCATTGTTAGCAGGCAACATTTACCACGTTCAATGTCTTAGTCATGGTAGcctgctaacatttgctaattggcaTTAAAGAACAGCTGAGGCTTATTGAAAATGTCTTTAGCAGGAATTTAGCCATATACAAATGAAAACTCTGACCTGATGGTGAAGCTatatgaaaagtcagaggatcagcaaagtcattagtcctgagggggacatgaatgtgtgtgtaaaatgtcatGGCAGTCTACCCAGTAGCTGTCAAGACATTACACTCAAatccacaaatgtcaacctcatggcaGCGCAAGAGGGaaagtcaccaaagtcattaggagtCATTGTTTGGGAACTATGAGTGTCTGTGCAAAAGTTTGTGCCACTCCATCAAGTGgatgttgtgacatttcacaggataaatacacattttactTGCTGGTAGTGTTAGTTaaaaagtcagagaatcacCAAAGTcggtaggattcatcctctgggcatcATTGATATCTGTATCAAATCTCATAGCGGTCCATCTTTagttgttcagatatttcagtctcgACCAAACTGGTGGAGCGACCGGCTGAATGACTTGCATTGTCATCCCttgagctgctagcatggctataTCAGTCATACTGTGTATCTATTTGTTagcacatttatttatgtttttctctctgtgtgtctgtcattcAGGAGTGGCTGGATTTGCGGTGCAGAGGTGTTCGCAATGCCAATGCCTACATCCTGGTGTACGACATCTGCTGTGTGGAGAGCTTCGAATACGTCAAGATGATTAGGCAGCAGATAGTGGAGCACAGGTAAGGTCATCCACGGTTAGTGACCATGCAGCCACTGACATACAGCTTATAAAGCTTCAGCTGTGATTTCTAATGACATCGGCAAGTCACCCGTCTGTAGACAGCATGCAATTTCTCAGCCCTGCCACAAAGCCGTACAATTACACGTTTGTGACAGTGATAGATAGTCTGCCCCTGGTGATATCTTTTAATTCAGCGCACTCCTCCCTGCATCCTGACAGTTTAGTAATGACATTTGATTCCGGCATTGCTGCATAAGAGCATGATTTGAAGATTATTTTTGGgccttttctgcttttattgaagagcagcaaaacacaggaagctagagaagcagaggaagataCAGTAAGGGTCTGGAGCTGAAAGGGACCCAAAACCAGTGAGAAAAAAGACCAATGAAAAGGCATCACCTGCTCTATCATCCTCGCTGTTGGCATACCtgcatatatttacatattgaAAGGTGCAATGAGTGGTCTCGTTTGCTCTGCTATGTTGTGCATGTCCAAACTGCCACAGTGCAGATCATCCTCACCTTCCTGTGGTTCCAAACGTGTTACCATGAATGTTTATGGCCCATGACAGAAAACCATTATCACCAGCACCTGGGGAAGGAAGGGTGAACGCAAGAGGAAGGGAAAACAGGAGAATGTGTAATCAGAGGACAAAGATCTAAGGTCAGACTggaggacagaaggagagagcggAGAAGGGacagatactgtatattttaacTGAATTCATGAATAATGGAGCACAGTGCGGCTGTGCTGTAGATGTCAGCTATAAAGAATGTATCTGCttattttactttaataaaATCTATTCTTAAAATGCCGACCAAATCCATTCCGAACCAGAATAACgttctttattctgttttttcagCCCTCCAAAATGAAGCCTCTGACAGGGTCTATCAATCCTGTATAGCTTTTCccagttttcacacacagatgcacacacgcgcgcgcacactcGCACATACAGTTCATCTTGCTGTGCTAAAAAACTCAAGCTCGAGCAGATATGCGAGGAGATATTTTTAAGTCTGTTATGTGAGCACAACctgtgaagaggagaaaagtgagatgattactgtgctgtttttcaaCCTTACATCTTTAAGAACTTGGCCTCAAGGCTCGAAAACGCTGTTGtacatttctctgtctgtcttcccctcTGTCGAgctatctgtccatctgtcaaGGCAGACATGCAAATATGCATAAGTTCTTGTTAGAAGATGAAGCACGATGTAGCCAAAAAGAAAGCTTTATTCATTATAACAGGGAGGCATAAATTGTTAACGCATCTGCTTTAACAATTTACCTCAGCTGACACTGAGCTCTGCAAGTCAGCACATGTCTTGTGCTCCTTCAAGTTTCATAATGTACCAGATTTAATAGTCCTCTGTGGTTTTAACATGACCTTCTGTTGGTTTtagaatattattatttttcatgaaaAGCAACAATTAAAGCTTTCAGCTCCTCTGACTTTGGCGCCAAACCAAAGAGAAAGCCTTCAAAGTAAAAATTAATCTCATTGTTAGAAATCCGATTTATATAATCGGCCTTCTTTCCTTCATAGTATTTGCTTTGCAGTCTAATCCAGGATTTTCTCTGCTAACTACTTTTCTCTACATCATTCTCTTCTTTTTAAGTATAGCGTCAGATTGGATTTCCAAACCATGGCCAATGAGGCGTTACTGGAAGTGGTTGGACTTGATGACGTCTTCCTGGTTTTTCATTAACACTGTAGGATTACAAACACAGGACTCCAATCGCTAATTTATGCCTACCTCTGGCTTGCCATACAGTTTCACACTTATAATAATGCTGTAAACCAGTCACTGCAGAGTGTGGTGGGAGGCCCCTTGAGCCTGTGAGCTGTAATCCTCCAGTCCACCCCCGCACACCtcagaaagaaggagaaactgcacacacacacacacacatcttgtaCACGCCCAGCCAACCACTGTGACAAACACCATGATATAAGTGTGCTTTTTGAAAtcaaccttttttctttttttattttttacctctCACATGCTCCTGCAGGgagggcagcagcagtgaggtgCCAATCCTGGTGGTGGGCAACAAGAGGGATCTGCAGCGGCAGCGCTTCATGCCTCGCAGGGCGGTGTCAGTCCTGGTGAAGAAGACCTGGAAGTGCGGTTACGTGGAGTGCTCTGCCAAGTTTAACTGGCATGTAGTCCTGCTCTTCAAAGAGCTGCTGGGCATCGCTGTGGCGCGGGGCATGCGCCAGAACCACACCTCCATCCGTCTGCAGGGGGCGCTACAGAGGAATCGCTGCACCATTATGTGACCCAGAGagctccctccacccctctcacCTCAGCAGTGGAGCGGCAGTGGAGAAAAGGACTTTTTATCTAAATGGCTGGAAATATACCCTGTGGCCTCCTGCTTTACTGAGCTGATTTTTCATAATGAGGTTTATTAGACTCTTGCGCTGTATAAGACACTAAAAATTTCACACATGGTCATCCAACCACTTCCTAGTCCAGTTCTGCCAAATGCATAGGAggtagaagaagaggaagcaggtAAAAACCAATATGACTAGCATAGCACAGTTATTTTTCCTCACATCAACCAGACGGTCACACATTTGAGGCTGTGCTCCCCAGatgacacagcagcaggtctTATTGAGGGTTGTCTTGTGATTGTAGCTGGGCCTGACAGGATGGAGGTTGTGGCTGTGAGACTCAAAATGGAGAGGCAGCAATATCACCCAGTCTTCCTTTTGAATTTGTCATATTCAGTAAGGTGAACAGCCGACGCTGTGCGGTTAATGGTCAACAAGATTGAGTATTGGACAGCAAAAACAGCTAAAGCCCCACTTCTGGGGAGATGATCTCGAAATGTACAGATTCGTTTAGATGGTGTTTAATTTTAGATCCTGAGAAGTAGcctgcatttttttcccttccctgTCCTGGTTTAAAACTTGGCCTACGGTAAAAGCTGTTTGTTCAGATGAAGGGTGTTCTAAGGTTGTCTTGCAGCAGAAAATACTGCAGTCCTTATCATGATGTACTGTAGGGCTTTAATCTGCTCCCTCCCCTCACTCACTGTCTGTTTCTGATGAATACATTAAATCCAGGGAACTGGGGAcctgcaggaggctgcagagccTGAAACGAGAACCTGTGCGTGCAAAGTGGATgttcatgtgcgtgtgtgtttgtgtgtgtgagagagagtgagcaagagggagaaggagagaggcaggTTTGATAGCTGACATTCAGGTAAGCAGAGAACAGACACGAGAAGATAGGAGACAGATGTTGAATCTTTGGATTAGGAAGGAGCAATAAAATCCCACAGGGATGTCCTGACCGACTCCATGTACCACCGTGTTATATTAAAAATGCCTCAAATACAATAGATATAATCCACTCACACTCAGATATCCGCAGAAATAATGAAGCAGAGCTCAATGACACAAAACACCCCATGAGtacatcacagacacacagggaacCTTAATAGTAATTGGTAATGTTGTGAGATTAACAGttgctttttcatttgattAGGCCTAGCTAGGTAGTTTGTGAATATGGCTGCACTGAAAGTAATCAGACCTATTGTATATAAGAGTGATTCATAGAGTAATTGGTTTGCATGCTTTTGTTGGTAGAGCCAACAGGTCAGGGTTTAATTGCACTGATGTTTGAATTTGATATTGTGTTTAATTTTTGTAATACATGGTTTTCTGATGCTGTAATGAGCAGCTGAGTGGAGTGaatgtggttgtttttcactGGCATGTGAGAGCACAAGCTCATGATTCTCTCCAAGATGTAGTGTTGAACCCTTCAATCAGGGCAGATGGCTGTGtgtagtcttttttttctttttgtttttgtttttctagtaaaaaaaaaaaaaaagaaagaaatatgtaGCAGAGATACACTAGAAAGCAACTGTGTGTAGCATGAGTTCTCATCAGTTTGTCTGCTGCGCGTTTCCAAATAAAAAGGGCTACAGTTTTTTATCAGAAACATtacttgtatttatttttactgtgttaGTACTGTgagtaattttgttttttttttgatgaattaTTAAATGCATTTGAGAACAGCAACCTCACTCTGGTCACTTTTCAATCCTGTGTGCAGCAATTACACCACATTAAGATCGTTTTGACAACATTGCCACCTTGTGGTAAAGCCATGTTATCAGGAGCCAAATCAGGACCAGCCATCACGCAATGAACCCCTTCCAGTTACTGGATTGTTGCTTAAAATGTGTATTTGCTTGTATTCAACAAAACTAGATCTGATCTCGACAATGTCATGAAGACCGACTTTATTTTATGGCGGCAGTGTGTTAATGAAACTGAGCAATTCAATGAGTAACGCTCACATGGCACATGTGTAGCCTGATTGATGGTTGGCTGATGGTGGGTCAAAACATGATGGTTCTTTGGACGATCTACTCCCCACGTCCCCTGTGACAGGGCCACATTCACCTGTTACGGAGCCCAGGGGGAGGAGATTGTTGTTGGGCCATTATTGCTCCCCTGAGCCCCCTATCTATGGCCCCTTGCATTGTGCATGTACCCCTTTGCCTCCAAATTCCAGATGAAGTACAGAAGTGTCAGTCAGTTTGTGGTTATTTCAATTAAACGCAGTTTGGTTTGGGAATATGCACCATCCCAGCTCAATATACACAAAAATAATGTTCTTTAAAAAACTGACATGGGATGGCTACCAAAAATCAATCAACAGGTAGGGCTCCGTGGGTTCCCGGGGCGAAAATGTTAAACAAGTGAAAGGCTGTCAGAAGCTGATCATTACTGCGCACTGCGATCAATGACTGTAATATTgactgtgcgtgtgcgtgtttgctGCCTAAAACACTTAATCGCCTATCCTACATCCGCCTCCTTATCTCTGGTTTGGGATCAGCCGCCAAACCGCATGTCAAATGTTTAGGAATGTTTAGATAACAACGTCACGTGGTGCAGGTCTGAATCATAGACTTAAATTGATAGAGCGGCCATTTCCATTCAAGTCCACGCTTCATGAATGGCCAGGTTAGCAGCCGCCCCCTCCCATTATTACTGCCATAAACTATTTGGCACTGTCGTTGAGGAAAGCATTGTAGATTTGGTGACAGTACTATCAGATTATATGGAGGCCATGTAAGGAATTTCCCTTCTATCCAGCCCAGCTCTGTGCTCTGAAtcctctgcagtctgcatcAGCAAAGTGTCTTGGCATCACTTCTCGTCCTTCCTTCGGTGTCCATTCCGCCGTCATGTGAAAGGGTACACGGTGGTCTCTCTCGCCCTAGACCGGACCCTCCTCCGTCGAGCTCACTCGTCAGTGCGACGTCCACGCTCAGGTAGTCCTGGTGGGGTAGAGTCCCTGTCCCCGCTGTCCCCGGTTTATCCTGCGCCCTTCGGCGTGCGGCGGAGCGGAGGATGAGCGAGCAAGGGAAGGGCTCGGCATCCGCCTCTGCCGCGGCCCCGGCACCAGGGTCGGATACTTACAAAGGCTGGCTTTTTAAATGGACCAACTATTTGAAAGGGTACCAGCGGCGATGGTTTGTCCTCAGCAATGGCCTGCTGTCATATTACAGGTAAATTCTGCAGACGCACTGTGCAAGATTTCTCCAAATAAGCGTCTTTCTCCGACCTGAGCGCACAGCTCGTCGTACGGTATTTCTGTGTCAGCGCATCCCGACAGCTGGCTGCCTCAGCTGGCTAGCAGCAGGCTAAAGCTAGCTGTCAAATGGACACAGTCAGCTGTCTGTTTACTTCAtgctgacagtgacagacacgTTGACATTTGACTACGACTGACTGTATGTTGCGGAAAGGCAccgacacagacagacatacacacagcagcaacagcggAAAGATTTCTAACTCAGTAAAGTGTCAGAAATGTGGCCACTGTCGGCACCGACGTTAGCTAGCAAACTAAGCTAGCCCGCTAGCCTTCGGTGAGCTCATGACAGTTGAAGATTCAGCTGACCCCTCCTCACGGACACAAACACGACTACTTGTCTTTAAACGTGTAGTCAATAAAGCCGGCGTCCTTATTATTTTTTGTGTCAATGTCACTGTTTCAACTTTTTCTTCTACATGAACGTCATTATCATTTTTATACAATTAATTCACGTATTGCATTAGCTAACGACTGTGAGCCAAGCGACTCAGTTTGATCACTGTAAGGAGATGCGCTGCAGGAGATGGTCACTGT from Chaetodon trifascialis isolate fChaTrf1 chromosome 6, fChaTrf1.hap1, whole genome shotgun sequence includes the following:
- the rasl10a gene encoding ras-like protein family member 10A, with the protein product MVETLSIAVIGAPGVGKTSIIRQFIYNDFSEVYTPTRTRYVYRPSVILNGNMYELKILDVPPISSFPSSSSQEWLDLRCRGVRNANAYILVYDICCVESFEYVKMIRQQIVEHREGSSSEVPILVVGNKRDLQRQRFMPRRAVSVLVKKTWKCGYVECSAKFNWHVVLLFKELLGIAVARGMRQNHTSIRLQGALQRNRCTIM